Proteins co-encoded in one Cricetulus griseus strain 17A/GY chromosome 1 unlocalized genomic scaffold, alternate assembly CriGri-PICRH-1.0 chr1_1, whole genome shotgun sequence genomic window:
- the CUNH8orf48 gene encoding uncharacterized protein C8orf48 homolog isoform X2, with amino-acid sequence MEWLSAQEPGDSEDQGGPAQTDVCATQLSDEILRSCTDEVLSSGSIGSSREQQSCFHTSESPLESEKASTSSEEREEQPELSVLQKLSEKWINHIKIKEINSKRYQLDSRLPTETPGGSAEELNALQSFCTNKVNLIHQREDSGAKKSSRHKRLQLRGIAETSQEDAFSCTVPDALLNRVYLKNTRATLAHIGAIKQHVSSQCPSCNSKRAELAQSDFLKRRKTLLDSLLLQEKIDEHLHTTDLLTRVGEAHRGLPRLSDDPRIIWERLTGKIQTGSSGFGKADSK; translated from the coding sequence ATGGAATGGCTATCTGCTCAGGAGCCGGGCGACTCAGAAGATCAAGGAGGCCCGGCCCAGACGGATGTTTGTGCTACTCAGCTTTCTGACGAGATCCTCAGGTCCTGTACTGATGAGGTGCTGAGTTCTGGTTCCATCGGCTCCTCCAGAGAGCAGCAATCCTGTTTCCACACCTCTGAGAGCCCACTAGAGAGCGAGAAGGCAAGTACAAGTTCAGAAGAACGAGAGGAGCAGCCAGAACTTTCCGTCTTACAGAAGCTGAGTGAAAAGTGGATCAACCACATCAAGATCAAAGAAATTAATTCCAAAAGATACCAACTCGACAGTAGACTCCCAACAGAAACCCCTGGGGGATCCGCCGAAGAACTGAATGCCCTGCAGTCTTTTTGTACTAATAAAGTAAACTTGATCCACCAGAGAGAGGATTCAGGAGCAAAGAAAAGTAGCAGACACAAAAGGCTGCAGCTTAGAGGGATTGCAGAGACTTCACAGGAAGATGCTTTCAGTTGTACTGTACCTGATGCACTGTTGAACAGGGTCTATTTGAAGAACACAAGGGCGACTCTAGCGCACATAGGGGCTATTAAGCAACATGTTTCTTCGCAATGTCCCAGTTGCAATAGCAAAAGAGCAGAGCTGGCTCAGTCTGACTTCCTGAAACGAAGGAAGACTCTACTGGACTCGCTTCTACTCCAAGAGAAAATCGACGAACACCTTCATACTACAGACCTTCTCACCCGAGTTGGAGAAGCACATCGTGGCCTCCCAAGGCTTTCAGATGATCCCAGGATCATCTGGGAGAGACTGACAGGGAAAATTCAGACGGGAAGCTCTGGCTTTGGAAAGGCAGATTCAAAGTAG